The window AAGTCTTAGGGTTTCCTCATTTGGCAACCTCTATCCTCTAAGATCATACCCTATCCAAAACCTAGCCTCTATATGTGTGTCTTGAATGTGTGAAGCCACTTTTGTGAAGGTGCATGGAAGAAGGAGTTCATTTTAGGGCTTGTGTGCTTGGTTCCATCTTAGATCTTGCATCTTCATCACATTTCTagtcatttggaggtataaagtcttcacCTTGCTCATTAATTCTCTTGAGCTAGTTGTAGGTCATTTTATGAGCTTTTTGGTATatatcttcttgttcttggagtttgagtaaacTCCATAACCTGTGTGTGCCATATTTGACTTCTGGAGCATGGTGGTGGTTAGAAAGAGAATTTCATGGTTTTATTTTGTGTCCATGCCTTTGGTGCAACCATTAAGAGATTAAGATTTGAGATATTGGCTAATtcggatgtcttaatggataaagttgccATCTAGACCTTGGGAAGCTTTAGATATGAGATTTGTGGTTCATGGGGTTAAGGGTTAAGATATTAATTCATTAAGTTGTGAGAGCCCGATTTCCATAACGTGTGCTTACCACAACATGGAGACTAGTGTCACAACGTCTATTTTTTCGTGTAACTACCACACACGTAGCCTATGGGTGTCTACGACGTGGAGGTTAGCTGAGActaactttgaccgttgactttttgattgGTTTGGCTTTTAGTCAAACTTAGAGGGGTGTTGAGCTGTAGTTTGAGGTTTAGCTTGTGATTGGTTTAAGAGGTTTGTGTAGCTGATTCTGTAGGTCTTTGAGTAGTGGATAGTCCGCTGAGTCTTATTTACTgattgttgttatatatgtatttgaGTTGCTGATAACTCCCATACTGTTGATAGTTCGCATGGTTGCTGATAACCTACAGGGTTACTAATAACCCATAGGGTTGCTTGAAGCTCATACGACTACTGATAGTcttagggttgttgataacccatagaTGTTTATACTactatgttgtatgtgatatttagGAATGTTAATAGCCCTAGGGTTGCTGATAAACCATACTTGATTAttattatgtgttgtatgtgatattttaaggaactcactaagctttatggttTAGTTATGgactaaatgtttttcaggtgTTTATTGGATTGCGAATGCGGGATTATACACACACAACAATAGTTTtacaatgagagattccacattttcTTCCTTATAACTCTAATTTTGAATTATGGTTTACGAACAAATGGGATTGACTTGACTGTAACTTTATCAAAACGGGTGCTTAttctatttttaaaatgaaaaattcacTCTTGAAAATCGTACGTTACATCTTTGAAGACCAAGAGTGCATTTAGTAGGTACCAACACTTTCTCCATAATGCATTCTAAGATTAACAACACATTATAAAGAATCCAAGGTAGTAGCAACGTGTTTGCCAAACTAGCAGTATGTTTGACTTACTGGATCACCTTTGGCTTAGCCAAAAGCACATTTGGCTTTCTCTATAGGGATGGAGCACATTTGGCATGCCAGGAACGCATTATCCAAATGCTCCATCCTTAATACCAAAAGCCCAGAGTATTTCCAAATGATTCATCTTGATTCAGAATGTTCTAGCTTCATTCAGAATACTCCACATTAATTCCAGATGTCCATGATACATTTAACACAATTACTTTGGCCCTTTTAGAAAATCGCAAATCCTAACCATATGAAAGATCATGGATAGTTCATTACTTGTCGAATGGAAGTGTTGTTTTCTAAAATCTTTTCCAAAAAGTTGGGTGGTGATCCCAATACAATTGATTATAATTAATGTCCATCACCCAACCACACCGACATCCACATCCAAATCCAAACGCACATATACatctatatacacacacacacacacactcctaCACCAATGCCTACCCTACATCCATACCCAAACCTACCCTACCCCCACCTCTACCCATGCTTATAACTCTACCCACACTCACACTCACACTTACACCCAGACTCAAACTCATGCCTATGTTTATGCTCATAAGCCTACTCTCACGCACATGAAGATGCATACGTGCACATGcacatattttatttttcattattcAACTCTTTAAATTTGTACGAAAAGTGATCCTATTAATTGCTATATTAAGTGTAGTTATTTATATTCATTTTGTAAAGCTAtctttttttctttatttctctgtgcaaatttaattaaaaaaacataagcCAAGAGTTAAGTAAATGCAGTTTTTCATTAAATGgaaatttataatatttattaaaagtaataataagttataaaaatcaatACAAATATTTTGGTCGTATTATGTCATTACTTTTCATTTTGTGTCAAcaaaacacataagatattaaaTTAGGTTTCAATTATTTGTTAAATTTCATTCTTTGCAAGAACATTCTTGAAACCAAACGTCCTTAACCAATTAATATAATCAATGTCTCGGTAGTTTAAAATTAACTGGTATAAGGCTTTGCCTTTTTATTAGAAGGCTTTTATTTGTAGTAGGCGGTGTACGTACTCATTTTTCTTATCTGAAAATGTATACATATAACTTAGTAATCCAGACTAAAGGCTCTAATTAATCCTATCATACCAAAGGTATTCGGTGGTTTACTGGTTTAGTTGGCGTTTATAATCTTATTACAGACAAAACAAAAGACATTGGACGTGTTCGGCAAAACTAGCTGGTAACGGGTAGTTTGTAGCTTGTAACATGTAGCGGATAGtatgtagcgttttgttaaacgctacatgaagtagcttttgaaTTTTTGAGCGTTTTATTTAAACTAAATGTTATAAGTTTGTAGTGCCAAATGAGGTTTTCTGTTCAAAACGGAACGTATTGTCAAACGCTAGAAACTAGAAGCTTTCAAACATCTTCTAAACGCTCCGTGTCGAACACGCTCATTTTCAGCTCATACATGCTATGCTTGGGTTTAACATGGAAATTTTCttacaaaaaattataaaaatgattttattaattggTTAACACGATAATTAAAACTTGAAAATTCAATAATGCAATACATACACGCCATACTTGACAATGGCATCTCCTGTTGTGGTATTCAGGTTATGCGTGCTCGCATGAACATACCCTCTTGCAAACCGGAAAAGCCCACTTCCTCCTATCACCGGCATCTCTCGCACCTTCTGAAACACCGGATTTCTCCCCAACACCGTTAAAGTACTCCCATTATACCTTCCTGTCATAAACACAAAATTCATCGCCATCAATAACCCAATTTCTTCTTGCGAAGCCAGCCCATACATCCCTTGTGCTCTCCCTATCAACTTCGAATTGATATCAGGTCTCTCTGTCAATGGATCATCGATCATGTTGACAAGGCCAAATCCGTTGGGTCTGGAGGTGTTGACTGGTGATTGTCGAACAATGGTGATGGAGGTGGGGTTAGAACCGCTCTGAACATCATGCCAGTAGAACTGGAAGTGCGTGAATTTTTCTGTTCTGAACTTAAAAGGGTTCGGTCTTATGGATCTCCAGTAGTTGTTGGTGGTTGGCAAACTTAGTGAAACGGTTGTGAGGAGGGAAAGAGCCAAGGGGAGCAGAAGATGTGCCATTTTCGGTGAGGAAAATTACAGTGAAGGGAGGGCTTGATTTGATTTATAAGAATGGTTTCATGGAAGTCGCTTTCCTTACCAAACACTCTCTTGGCCTCGAATTCATTATACTAATTCACATGCATTTGTAATGATCGTGTATTGAAAAGTTCTTGTATGATTAGCACTTCTAACCTACCTTCACATCCATGCCTTTTTTTAATTCTATAGATAGAATATATTTAATGAAGTGAACTAACCACTTTAGCTTTTATATTTACCAACGCAGTTAGCACTTTTTGATTTTTTGTAATAACGCCTTTAGTGCTTCTCTTAATTCTTTGTATTATACTTCTCGTCATTTATTATGTATGAGGGTTATGTACTTGAGATCTTGTCGACAGCTATATCTCTTATTCCTTAGCCAAAAAAGTCTGTACGTAGTTGTTGCAACATAGTATATGATACTCGATTGGTATATGTAAACTTTCGcaaaaagaaaaatgagaatCCGAACAAACTGTAGTGAACTAGTCACTGAAGATTGTAGCAACTAATCTAACAACAATTTTATTATAATAACATTGGTTTTCGGGATTGTGTGGCCAGTTCTCCTAAAAACCGGATCGATTCTTTTGGTTCTCATTCTTTGCAAATTTTAGGTATTTCAAATTCAATACCAAATAGAAATAGAATGACAAAACTGCAACCATATTCTATTATGACTAAATTACAATGTTGTAGTACAAGGTACCTATATGTTAGAGATTTTCCAAAATGTCACGTTGTCTTGTCCAAGGGATTCTCGGTCATCGAGTTAATTTGGAAAGCTCGGGCCGGTTCTCCTACACTGTGATATAACTCGGTCCCAACAAAAGTGAATGCTATGGTTTGGTCAATGCTTGTGGACAAGATTCCGGCTAAAGTGAATTTTTTAAAAGGGAAAATAGTGCAAATAGACAAAAAATTGGGGTTAATTTCTAAATTTAGTTGTACTACTAGAATTTTCCAGCTATAGGCATACATTCCGCGGAGGACCCTTCGCGGACCTCTGCGGAATGACGTCATCTCCGCGGAGAACCCGAAAGTCtaattttttaatgtttaaaaGATTGTTCCGCATAGGCCCTCTGCGGATTCAATAACATCTCCGCGGAGTGAGTTGTTTGGAGGTCATAAATTCCTCCGCGGATATGATGACGAGGAGCTCCGCGGTGAGAGTAATGTCTCCGCGGAACGTGTGGTTGGAACGGATTTTAGACGGTTTTTTTGATACAAAgtgttctttttcatttttttagctCTATTATGTCGTTAGATCAGTTTCTTTTCatttgattttcaaaaaaaaatatgagtTTTGTTATTTAATGTACTGGGGGTTTTTGGCAGATAAGTAATGGGATTAACACCTACGTTAGAGCAAAGTTTAACAACTTAGGTTTACTGTTTCCGCCAAATTTTGATTGTCGAATATTGTTTGATTTGGCCAAAAGTAAGGCTAATGTGTTCAATAGTAATATATCATTGTCATTTCAACAACCGGCTCATGGGTATGTTATGAATATTTTAGACGGAGCAGATGTTCATCAACTTAAAAATGTAATTTCTGAAATGAAGGAGATTATGCATTTGTATTTAGAGGTGTTTCAGGGATTGGTTGAACAGACAGAAGCGGTTGAGAAAGTTGTACCATACAATGTTGAACACGTTGTATCTGATAATGTTGAAGAGTCTCCAGAAGAAGAAACTGTGGCAGTGAATACGGTTGATGAAAAAAATTATATGAGTTTGGAAGACTGACTGACAAAACTTTGTCAGATAGTGAAGAGTCAAATGAAGGATGGTTAGAAGATGAGTTCACACACGGGAAAAAAGCTTCAGACATATTTTACGGTATGCCAACCATACCTGATTGTCTTGATCTTATTGTTGAACCTGGACCATTTCGCAGTTTAGGTCCAAATGATGATATGTTTGTTCGTCAAACATATGATAACAAACAACAACTAATATTTGCTTTAAGTCTTAAAGCAACTAGAGAAAATTTTTCAGTTTAAGACCAAACATTCTAACAAAAGTCGTTATGAGGTATATTGTGAAATTGAGAACTGTAGTTGGCGTTTATATGCAAAACGCCTTGATCCCACTGATGAATTTGAAATCAGGACTTTCAACAACGTGCACACATGTTCGTCATTACAGATACAACCTAATCATAAGCATGCTAATAAAAAAGTGATGGGTACTATATTGCATGAGGTTATGGGAAAAACTCGTTCCAAGGTTTGGAGGCCTAATAAAATATCAAGGGATTTGATTGCTTTGCTGGAAATCAATGTAGATTACCAACATGCTTGGCGTGCAAAACAATATACTATGGAACTATTGTTGGGATCCTCTGAAAAAAGTTTTTCCAAACTTCCTATTTATTTTCACAATTTGAAGAGGCATAATCCCGGTACAGTGGCATATATTCAAACAGATGCTGAAGATTGTTTCGAGTGTTGTTTTTATGTCATTGGGAACACGGTAAATacaaaaaacttgttgttatttaatatataagtTTTTTTAAACAAATTATAAAGTGTTTATGTGTTCCATTTTAATATATAGTAGATACGAGCATTCAAACATTTTTGTCGTAAAGTTATAATTATGGATGGTGCCCATTTGAAGAGTGATTTTAAGGGAACCATATTGCATGCAGTAGCTATGGATGGGAACAACCAGATACTGTCCCTTGCGCACGGAATATGAAAAAAAAGAGTGGTCTTCTATGGACATGGTTTCTTGAAAAGTTGTATGAATGTGTTGGTGATTGTCAAGAATTGACTTTTGTAACTGATAGGGCCAATGCAATTTGGGTTAGTATTCAAAATGTTTTCCAACATGCTCATCATGGCTTGTGTGCTTTTCATCTACTAGGAAACATAGTACACACGTTTCGgaaaaatgataaaacaaaagtgtTGTTTTGGAGGTTTGTGAAAGCTTACAAAAGAAATGTTTTTGAAGAATTGTGGTATAGATTTAGTTCTACTAGGCCGCAAGTAGCAGCTTATCTAAGTGAAATCCCCCCTGCTAAATGGAATAGAGCATATTCGCTGTCGAAACGGTACGATTACATGACTTTGAACAGTGCAGAGTCCATGAATGCTTTATCTGTAGATGCAAGGAAGATGCCTAGAATACCCCTTCTTGAGTTCTTCCCCCTTCTTTTACAGGAATGGTGTAACAAGCATCGCATCAAATAAGGTATGAATTTAATTTAGACTTTAATTAGGtcgaataataaattaattatatatatcttCTTTACAGGGAAACGTTCAACAGTGCTAACCGAGTGGGCTGAAAAAGTAGTTAGTAAAAATGAAGAGCGTACGACAGGATGGTCCGTTTCTGGCGTTTCAGATGCAATATATCAAGTTCATGATTTCAAACATGGTGGCATAGTTGATCTGAGACAAAATACGTGTACATGGAAATATTAGGAAGGAACTGGGTTGGCTTGTGTTCATGTCATAATGATCTTGAAGCACTTGAAAAAAACTAACTTCGGACATCTGGCTATAGATGCTTACAAAATGGGAACGTACCGAAGTACGTATGAGGAGCCGATTTACCCCCTTCTAGAACTGTGTGATTGGGAGATTCCTACTGAGATGATGGCTGTTAAACCCCCAATAATTGATACACATCAAGCTGGTAGACCGAGAAACAGAAATCGTATCCCGTCACAAGGTGAGGAACCTATAGTAAGAAGGTGTAGTAGATGTGATAGTACAACACATAATGTAGCGACTTGTCCGACATTGGTCCTAAAGAAACAAAAAAAGGCTACAAAAGTAGTGCGACATCAGGTAGTAACAcaaaagggaaagggaaagggagAGAAGGGACTCAGGAGACGCTAGAGACGCACGGGACACAAGAGACGTGTTGGACGAGTTGGACATAGAGAGAAGACTATTGTTCAACGTTTGATTTGAATGATTGATGttgtatttataattaattatgttttgttttagagGACATTAACTTGTGTACTTTGAAATGGTGTGTTTATTTTAAAGATGATGGGTAATATTATGATTATATTACTACATAATAGCTAGTAGAATAATAACTAATACTCGAAGATAATACATTCAACAAACCAGAAACATATAGTAAAGCTAATGATTAGTCCGCATTACTGCCTTGTCAGTCCGCTTTACTGACTTGTCAGTCCGCAAAGCGAATGGTCAGTCTGCGTTACTGACTTGTCAGTCCGCATTACctatctttttatatatatagtaaacCATGTATCTATACATCCGAATTAGAGGTAAGGGATCATTTCACAGAATGGCATTCAATGTACCAACGTCTTCAAATGCAGCTAATCTGTCTAATGTGTCTGCTCCAACAAATGGTACATCTCCATGGATGAAAACATAGATGTTGGTCCTAACACGATGCTGGATTACCAGTTACGAAGGTCTGCTGGTAATAGCTCCCCTTAATTGTCTTCTTGGTGATGAATGGTCCCGCTTAGTAGCTTTGTTCAACTATAAGGTAGGACAAGGACAAGAACGACTAAAACCCGATATTGTTAGTAAAGGGATGGATTTAAAGACTAAAGTCACATGGTACAATTGATGCTACAATTATGAGAAAATGCGATGCTCTAATGCTGATGATGAACAACTTCTTGAACATGTGAACGGATATTATTTATGCCAGTTTGATGAAACTGAGTTCGAGTATACGGACATTTGGAATATGGTTAGAAATAAACCCTTTTTCATGTAGATGACTCTTTTATTCGTAATGTTCTATGTAATATTTGTTAGTCGTTCATTTTTTATTTGTAATGTTTTCTATAATGTTATTATGTTATTTCAAATGTTTGTAATATATGTTGGTGAATTATGTTTCaaaaaatatatgataaaaaAAGTTTTTTATATTAAACAAAACTACTAAGAACAAGTATTTCATAATAATGTATACAAACTTCCAAACATCAAGTTATTTAGTATCCCAAATAATATTTGTCATCCTATTTCTGTAGAGAAATCCCACATCTCTACATGGCTTATCACTCTTCACCGGTACCACCGAAGCAATCATTTCCATATACATGCTTACGAATACTCTACAATCCCCTCTATTAATAATATATTCTTGTTGTCGCGCATCTATAATATCAATAAACTCCACAATTGTGTTGTCATTGTGTCCATCGGGGAAATCCTTCCAGTAGTCAATCGCATCTAGCTCTTGGATTATActatctccaaaacttttga of the Lactuca sativa cultivar Salinas chromosome 6, Lsat_Salinas_v11, whole genome shotgun sequence genome contains:
- the LOC111890211 gene encoding dirigent protein 22; translated protein: MAHLLLPLALSLLTTVSLSLPTTNNYWRSIRPNPFKFRTEKFTHFQFYWHDVQSGSNPTSITIVRQSPVNTSRPNGFGLVNMIDDPLTERPDINSKLIGRAQGMYGLASQEEIGLLMAMNFVFMTGRYNGSTLTVLGRNPVFQKVREMPVIGGSGLFRFARGYVHASTHNLNTTTGDAIVKYGVYVLHY